In Zygosaccharomyces rouxii strain CBS732 chromosome F complete sequence, a single window of DNA contains:
- the RTG3 gene encoding Rtg3p (some similarities with uniprot|P38165 Saccharomyces cerevisiae YBL103C RTG3 Basic helix-loop-helix-leucine zipper (bHLH/Zip) transcription factor that forms a complex with another bHLH/Zip protein Rtg1p to activate the retrograde (RTG) and TOR pathways) yields the protein MMVAPGDEGWDEQQTWESLLGEPMYGGLGFPPQQAYGENTPAQQHESLLYANDHDKVGFNENASKSGSHLDDRFSLSEEATPLGAFPTGISTTSNIGPNWRGSPAGELRRESISQQHHHQQQQPEESSQQQQQFSEFFTRTDDTSLSFADDLGSSLGSSLYTEILTPSYSSSVPYHPQSFSGPTAYLSPSAGVRSPSSSVRAGSYLTGSLRNTSANTPRTRHASISNSISNGGEGILPGSVSHEDRLKRKREFHNAVERRRRELIKLKIKELGTIVPPSLLNYDINGKQVKPNKSIILNKTVEYLEYLLQVLEAQDRKKIQLLEKLQELQDQSKIVKTQQRQQQQQQQQQQQQQQQQQQQQQRQQQPPLMMGPTPPYNEFDDFSGKIIDTRAKPSPSPLATAPLDVNQQNPVPTNDDLQQFLSGDLIEAEDNAKLIFGDGDANPADYLLEFDS from the coding sequence ATGATGGTGGCTCCGGGAGACGAAGGCTGGGATGAGCAGCAGACATGGGAATCCCTTCTCGGTGAGCCCATGTATGGGGGGTTAGGTTTCCCTCCTCAACAGGCCTACGGTGAGAATACACCTGCGCAGCAACATGAGAGTTTACTGTATGCCAATGACCATGACAAAGTGGgatttaatgaaaatgcGTCAAAAAGTGGTTCACACTTAGATGATCGATTTTCTCTCTCCGAGGAGGCTACACCGTTAGGTGCCTTTCCTACAGGAATCTCTACAACGAGTAACATTGGGCCCAATTGGAGAGGATCACCAGCAGGAGAATTACGGCGAGAATCCATTTCACAacagcaccaccaccaacaacaacagccCGAAGAGTCGTcgcagcaacagcagcagttttcagaatttttcacaagGACCGATGATACTTCTTTGAGTTTTGCAGATGACTTAGGATCTTCACTAGGTTCGAGCCTTTATACGGAAATTCTCACACCTAGTTATTCGTCTTCAGTACCTTATCATCCGCAATCCTTTAGTGGACCAACAGCATATTTATCACCATCTGCAGGCGTTAGATCACCAAGTTCATCCGTAAGAGCAGGTTCTTACCTCACAGGATCACTTAGAAACACTTCTGCGAATACCCCGAGAACACGACACGCTTCTATTAGCAATAGTATTAGTAACGGCGGTGAGGGTATATTGCCAGGCAGTGTATCTCATGAAGATAGGTTGAAACGTAAGAGAGAATTTCATAATGCAGTGGAGAGGCGTAGACGCGAATTGATTAAACTAAAGATTAAGGAACTGGGTACAATAGTACCGCCTTCACTTTTAAATTACGACATTAATGGTAAACAGGTTAAACCGAATAAAAGTATTATCCTTAACAAGACTGTTGAATATCTGGAATATTTACTACAAGTCTTGGAAGCACAGGataggaaaaaaattcagttgttagaaaaattacagGAACTACAGGACCAGAGTAAAATTGTCAAGACGCAGCAacgacaacaacaacagcagcaacaacagcagcaacaacagcagcaacaacagcaacagcaacagcaacgacaacaacaaccaccTCTAATGATGGGACCAACCCCTCCATATAAcgaatttgatgatttctCCGGTAAAATTATCGATACAAGAGCCAAaccttcaccatcaccacttGCAACTGCTCCGTTGGATGTCAATCAACAAAACCCTGTTCCTACTAATGATGATCTACAACAATTTTTGTCTGGTGATTTGATTGAGGCAGAGGATAATGCCAAACTAATatttggtgatggtgatgcCAATCCAGCGGACTACTTATTGGAATTTGATtcataa
- a CDS encoding alpha-mannosyltransferase (similar to uniprot|P38069 Saccharomyces cerevisiae YBR015C MNN2 Alpha-1 2-mannosyltransferase responsible for addition of the first alpha-1 2-linked mannose to form the branches on the mannan backbone of oligosaccharides localizes to an early Golgi compartment): MKRVSLFFRRLLYLSRRRNTKAVKLLLVSIILVTLTLLGIQHASNYMEVDILPQSINYLNFLQNGFGGTNQAHYFDQDKLTEMMKYTMERVRSHSSTAVVDRTKNKGCQLGDVGANAVDKFSKVTKEQLLKCIDFPQETFEQLKDSHTTFLDTLTNDILDEYPTDLYGGKGIVIVGGGKYTLYAMPAIKAVRTNGDPTIPIELMIPPENDGEDAFCENVLPELDPSGLTRCIYMNQVFDEQTLKDVKGYQLKALALLASSFEKVLLLDADNYVVNSIRDIFELDVFKEFGLILWPDYWRRLHHPRLYDIVGISVNENKRVRYSMDDVSPTELYEEKDQSKIPFHDFEGAIPDGGTESGQLLVDKSKHLGTIILSLYYNYNGPSQYYPLLGQGFAGEGDKDTFALAATALTQRGIVSAYHQVKTPVGTSGYWANSKDETPFEKGLPDAQRSYRGVAMLQHDLLGDFEAYMNAIHDLSDSYDEDFKIYYHRRLGQRPLEEDNSESREKVANWEKKIREDFWKSHKVDYDLKSFLQHFKDVPVLFVHSHLPKYNPWLLSQFGDLKYDGKRVLEKHADDPNFKPSRHGHYRMYGDEFKEKINYDLELANFITMRDHICAVEDGYKNFSYLSKEVNQEDKGFEKYRAMCDYIAERVDMLSDTTWLGSVY, translated from the coding sequence ATGAAACGAGTTTCATTGTTCTTCAGAAGACTGCTTTATCTAAGCCGGCGGAGGAATACGAAAGCAGTGAAGCTTCTGTTAGTTTCTATAATCTTAGTAACATTAACATTACTTGGGATTCAACATGCATCTAATTATATGGAGGTTGATATATTACCACAATCTATTAATtatttgaactttttacAGAACGGATTTGGTGGTACGAATCAAGCTCACTATTTTGATCAGGATAAATTGACAgaaatgatgaaatatACCATGGAGCGAGTAAGGTCACATTCATCAACAGCCGTTGTGGATAGAACAAAAAACAAGGGCTGTCAGTTGGGTGATGTCGGTGCTAATGCTGTCGATAAGTTTTCCAAGGTGACGAAAGAACAATTGCTGAAATGCATTGATTTCCCGCAAGAGACTTTCGAGCAATTGAAGGATTCGCACACTACGTTTCTCGATACACTAACCAATGATATATTGGATGAGTATCCGACGGATCTCTATGGAGGAAAAGGTATTGTTATAGTGGGTGGTGGGAAATATACTTTGTATGCGATGCCTGCCATAAAAGCTGTTAGAACTAATGGTGATCCAACAATACCCATCGAATTGATGATTCCACCCGAAaatgatggtgaagatgcCTTTTGTGAAAATGTTTTACCTGAATTGGATCCATCTGGTTTGACTCGTTGCATTTATATGAATCAAGTATTTGATGAACAGACTTTGAAAGACGTAAAAGGTTATCAATTGAAGGCATTAGCACTGTTGGCTTCAAGTTTCGAAAAAGTATTGTTATTGGATGCGGATAATTATGTGGTTAACTCTATTAGGGATATCTTTGAACTGGATGtgtttaaagaatttggattaATTCTATGGCCAGATTATTGGAGACGTTTGCACCACCCACGGTTATACGATATTGTTGGCATTTCTGTAAATGAGAATAAGAGGGTAAGATATTCTATGGACGATGTGAGTCCAACAGAATTATATGAGGAAAAAGATCAATCAAAGATTCCATTCCACGACTTCGAAGGTGCCATCCCCGATGGCGGTACCGAATCTGGTCAATTGTTGGTAGATAAATCCAAACATCTAGGGACTATTATTTTAAGTCTTTACTATAACTACAATGGTCCTTCACAGTACTACCCACTCTTGGGACAAGGGTTCGcaggtgaaggtgataaAGATACGTTTGCACTAGCAGCTACCGCTTTAACTCAAAGAGGAATTGTTTCAGCTTATCACCAAGTAAAAACGCCTGTTGGTACAAGTGGTTACTGGGCTAACTCTAAGGATGAAACACCGTTTGAAAAAGGATTGCCTGATGCTCAAAGATCTTACCGTGGCGTTGCAATGTTACAGCATGATCTATTGGGTGATTTTGAAGCGTATATGAATGCTATACATGATCTTTCTGATTCttatgatgaagattttaaaatttacTATCATAGAAGACTTGGTCAAAGGCCGTTAGAAGAGGATAATTCGGAAAGCAGAGAAAAGGTCGCTAATTGGGAAAAGAAGATTCGCGAAGATTTTTGGAAGTCTCATAAAGTAGATTACGACTTAAAGAGTTTCTTGCAACACTTTAAAGATGTGCCTGTACTTTTCGTCCATTCTCATTTACCCAAATACAATCCATGGCTGTTATCACAATTtggtgatttgaaatacgATGGTAAAAGGGTTTTGGAAAAGCATGCCGATGATCCAAATTTCAAGCCATCTCGTCATGGGCATTACAGAATGtatggtgatgaatttaagGAAAAGATAAATTatgatttagaattagctaatttcatcacaaTGCGCGATCACATATGTGCAGTTGAGGATGGGTACAAAAACTTCAGCTATCTGTCCAAAGAGGTGAATCAAGAGGATAAGGGTTTTGAGAAGTACAGAGCCATGTGTGATTACATTGCTGAAAGAGTTGACATGCTTTCAGACACTACATGGTTAGGGAGTGTTTATTAA
- the ECM21 gene encoding Ecm21p (weakly similar to uniprot|P38167 Saccharomyces cerevisiae YBL101C ECM21 Non-essential protein of unknown function promoter contains several Gcn4p binding elements): MPNPSSSGTPRYGKTSSPLRRSSSIKNTLTSILGSNSANKNNSSKNKSSNNNSNDGNPPTSPLRRRDTTTGTPSSSTNNNQTMRRSPTTTRSTNATESRLNQSSSEPKRSNTVSGKPRMMERPSYSSASRSSASISSSTVSGSTSTDTPNTSTPRSSTRSVQRSASMMTPRSKSSGNSTSSLSTTARTGTRNGVSASARTRNTPESIPRASWAAASSPAAPPSAPEPVLSEAPEDHQAYTLNSLAPQMVVSAPPPPPSAKEFLIEYLTQRGLLKPKTVYERPELKISISSSGDHVFLPTMSCNDDEYLARLNGFREDEDFEVLDTAESRENNTRNDTANRELPRSSSNGNLRSRPSTASFHSNNPFRQSSSNSLDSRSPPSFEMDESMASLTIAVIVSIPKPTKISSIEAQLCSLVRIHWYAGVPPTRSFQEENYSAGTLNWSLGTDNMNVFIPLNVSSKEKIIENNRNIRQMSLFRNIPDSQKIYLEKGRIRKDLIEKASSEGPQTMQPGDYVYIIPIAFSNHIPESLYLPSARVHYKFCVAAKMQDGKNRSLSVQQQKAVQEERQQESELNNHKKFGLLKKIKGGHLPNGLSPARDTSEDPNESYTEYPIYVIRTPPPISISTANKPIYIDRVWTDSLAYEVSFAQKYVALGSKVPVKIKLEPLTPDVFVKRVRVSIVERITLVSKNYEFEYDQVDPVARDPYNPYFNEFAAKRKKERSLSLLEIRTRDKGGRAIKEEIVENCVNDNLLSYNTEGGVDPLYIETNVEFPCYEDLEKNSAKQIPPYGVDAYANIPNPEATNTQSSNGHQSSNNNAPGHRNSVIGFLTSRKSSLSPTPKSSSGDLKRKPSFSPQPISNQSRPPQDQRFHETKLRNGRGVTVKKHTRLNKPRRGLYLDSLHFTNIHSRHKLEVMLRISKPDIADPTKLRHYEVLIDTPIFLISEKCSEGNMELPTYSDAINDPLAPGRPSNMMAPPTFEEAISVPASPMQSPLGSPTLSPLGAPSISPTTSPLLSPMGSPHTRNANVPKDSDIQHLSLTNAPTLAPPEHSAHLQPSSGPGVNPNFANGNHMFNNLDKLMSSPASTSGRTNGQNSGLNPSGFNGIGNVIDSDDLDMTRPNFNKNPERPTTEKPTRTFLSEPPKYDEIMP; the protein is encoded by the coding sequence ATGCCtaatccatcttcttctggtaCACCTAGATATGGCAAGACTAGTTCTCCATTAAGGAGGTCCTCTAGCATCAAGAATACTTTGACTTCTATCCTGGGAAGTAATTCCGCCAATAAGAACAATAGTAGTAAGAACAAGAGcagtaataacaatagtaatgacGGTAATCCTCCTACTTCACCTCTAAGAAGACGCGATACTACGACTGGAACTCCTTCTAGTAGTACGAACAATAACCAGACAATGAGAAGATCTCCTACTACAACAAGGAGTACTAATGCTACGGAGAGTAGACTAAATCAATCTTCCTCTGAGCCTAAAAGGTCCAATACAGTATCTGGTAAACCAAGAATGATGGAGAGGCCTTCATATAGTTCTGCTTCAAGATCATCTGCATCtatatcttcatcaacagTTTCTGGTTCTACTAGTACTGACACTCCCAACACTTCAACTCCAAGGTCAAGTACACGATCGGTACAAAGAAGCGCCTCTATGATGACGCCAAGATCAAAAAGCAGCGGTAATTCAACCAGTTCTCTTAGTACAACTGCAAGAACGGGCACTAGAAATGGTGTATCGGCATCTGCGAGAACGAGAAACACCCCAGAATCGATACCAAGAGCTTCTTGGGCGGCGGCCTCGTCACCTGCAGCACCGCCATCGGCACCAGAACCTGTACTTAGTGAAGCACCAGAGGACCATCAAGCATATACGCTGAATTCGTTAGCGCCACAAATGGTAGTttcagcaccaccaccgccGCCATCTGCGAAGGAATTCTTAATCGAATATCTAACCCAACGTGGATTATTAAAACCAAAGACCGTTTACGAAAGGCcggaattgaaaatttccatttcttcaAGTGGTGATCACGTATTTTTGCCGACCATGTCATGCAACGATGATGAATATTTGGCGAGATTAAACGGATTTagagaagatgaagattttgaagtttTAGATACAGCTGAATCCCGTGAAAATAACACTAGAAATGATACCGCAAATAGGGAGCTTCCCAGATCGAGTTCAAATGGGAATTTAAGATCAAGACCATCTACAGCTTCCTTCCATAGTAATAACCCATTTAGACAGTCATCATCGAATTCATTGGATTCGAGATCTCCaccatcttttgaaatggaCGAATCCATGGCCTCATTAACTATAGCGGTAATTGTATCGATACCAAAACCCACGAAGATCTCATCTATAGAGGCACAGTTATGTTCACTTGTTAGGATCCATTGGTATGCAGGTGTACCACCAACGAGGTCATttcaagaggaaaattACAGTGCAGGAACATTGAATTGGAGTTTGGGGACAGATAATATGAACGTTTTTATCCCACTAAATGTAtcttcaaaggaaaaaatcattgaaaatAACAGAAATATTAGACAAATGAGTCTCTTTCGGAATATTCCCGATAGTCAAAAGatttatttggaaaaaggTCGTATTAGAAAAGATCTAATTGAGAAGGCCTCATCTGAAGGACCTCAAACTATGCAACCTGGTGATTACGTCTATATTATTCCAATCGCATTCAGTAATCACATTCCAGAATCTCTATATCTGCCATCAGCTCGTGTTCATTACAAGTTTTGTGTGGCAGCTAAGATGCAAGACGGCAAAAACAGATCTTTATCTgttcaacaacaaaaagCCGTACAGGAGGAACGTCAGCAAGAATCAGAATTGAATAATcataaaaaatttggtcttttgaagaagattaaAGGTGGACATTTACCAAACGGACTTTCTCCAGCTAGGGATACATCTGAAGATCCGAATGAAAGCTATACCGAATACCCCATCTATGTGATTAGAACTCCACCACCGATCTCTATCTCCACTGCTAATAAACCAATTTATATCGATCGTGTTTGGACAGACTCATTGGCTTACGAAGTTTCATTTGCTCAGAAATACGTGGCTCTGGGATCTAAAGTACCGGTAAAGATCAAATTGGAACCTTTGACTCCTGATGTGTTTGTGAAAAGAGTGAGGGTCAGCATTGTAGAGAGGATTACCTTGGTGAGTAAGAATTATGAATTTGAGTATGATCAGGTCGATCCAGTGGCTCGCGATCCTTACAACCCGTATTTCAATGAATTCGCCGCTAAACGTAAGAAAGAACGTAGTTTATCACTATTAGAAATTAGAACTAGAGACAAAGGTGGTAGAGCTATTAAGGAGGAAATTGTAGAAAATTGTGTGAATGATAACCTTTTGTCCTACAATACAGAAGGTGGTGTCGATCCACTTTATATCGAAACCAATGTGGAATTTCCCTGCTATGAAGATctagaaaaaaattctgcTAAACAAATACCGCCTTATGGTGTGGATGCCTATGCAAATATTCCTAATCCTGAAGCGACTAATACACAATCATCTAATGGTCACCAATCGTCGAACAATAACGCTCCCGGTCATCGTAACAGTGTGATAGGATTTTTAACCAGCAGGAAAAGTTCATTATCTCCAACACCGAAGAGTAGTTCTGGCGATTTAAAGAGGAAACCATCGTTTTCACCGCAACCTATTTCCAATCAATCTCGTCCACCACAAGATCAGAGATTTCATGAGACTAAATTGAGAAACGGTAGAGGTGTAACAGTCAAGAAACATACTAGATTGAATAAACCAAGACGTGGATTATACCTGGATAGTTTACATTTCACTAATATTCACAGTAGACACAAATTGGAAGTTATGTTAAGAATTAGTAAACCAGACATTGCTGATCCAACAAAGCTGAGACATTATGAGGTGTTGATAGATACTCCAATTTTCTTAATCTCTGAAAAATGTAGTGAGGGCAATATGGAGTTACCTACATATTCCGATGCAATTAACGATCCGCTGGCTCCAGGCAGACCATCTAACATGATGGCACCTccaacttttgaagaagccATATCAGTACCAGCATCACCAATGCAATCACCATTGGGATCGCCAACCTTATCACCACTAGGAGCACCCtcaatttcaccaacaacttCACCACTACTTTCCCCAATGGGTTCACCCCATACAAGAAATGCTAACGTACCGAAGGATTCGGATATTCAACATTTAAGTTTAACTAATGCACCAACTTTGGCTCCACCTGAACATTCTGCACATTTACAACCATCGTCTGGTCCTGGGGTCAATCCTAACTTTGCAAATGGTAACCACATGtttaacaatttggataaattgatGAGTTCACCTGCAAGCACTAGTGGAAGAACTAATGGTCAAAATAGTGGTCTTAACCCCAGTGGATTCAATGGTATTGGCAATGTCATCGATTCAGACGATTTAGACATGACAAGGCCCAACTTTAACAAGAATCCAGAAAGACCTACAACCGAAAAGCCTACAAGAACTTTTTTGTCAGAACCACCTAAATATGACGAAATCATGCCTTAA
- the NTO1 gene encoding Nto1p (similar to uniprot|Q12311 Saccharomyces cerevisiae YPR031W NTO1 Component of the histone acetyltransferase complex) yields the protein MSRHSNDDGPKLREETDFEELYPELTKDTLIPLILPSSSSDDDDPTDRQNGIEDNSSRHGGHTKQLIVNGTVRLEPISLPSHNYRFKKCKISIAQLNQRNYLPTSKVARKSRRVTLPAKFEKEKAPYFTKFHVGTSLEEKDHKLISSLCQISSNLHDFKTEYDMDEQDELYLNFLNSEYCRDQMHHHEFEIVMSVLETEWHHLEKQIPPRSISSNVSEADHQSHTAKVHFELYGSDDGTGTSLDQRCAVCGDADSDSSNVIVFCDGCDVAVHQECYGVVFIPEGQWLCRRCLVSKNRKVNCLFCPSHTGAFKQSDTGSWSHVVCGLWIPELFFANIHYMEPIEGINHINKSRWKLVCYICKQKMGACIQCTQRNCFSAFHVTCAKRAGLYMDFGGSSIAEIATNQFYPPHMLRSFCDRHSPPGWPDCSGGIFKTRRYFSDTNDVEMPNKITEATPQNPINATTKNKWKTNRGTPIAPNIFAEKVKQILTFFQIPGSAQAAYHICKYWSMKRELKRGAPLVRRFDPSSYNMLDVEQLKERIQVTDILLEDLSKLQNLCNLVKRRTVTYNNKRVAERSIRNKIEHTEGYMIQSIILDKFVNSDHFKALQRAISNEETLSDLLQFKDYKCKNLDTLMKDLYQFLDSLENCSKSTRALSTNLRKARDYLDNLIKHYKEFDVNELLHQDFYINDKDVVKSKERNWKATYYQELEDISDVEELSEDCKRTLEIEFLDK from the coding sequence ATGTCAAGACATTCCAATGACGATGGTCCTAAGCTGCGAGAGGAGActgattttgaagaactcTATCCTGAACTGACCAAAGATACCCTGATTCCACTTATTCTCCCGAGTTCATCGagcgatgatgatgaccCTACCGATAGACAAAATGGGATCGAAGACAATAGTAGTCGACATGGGGGTCATACCAAGCAACTCATAGTCAATGGGACAGTTAGGTTGGAGCCTATAAGCCTGCCCAGTCACAATTACAGGTTCAAGAAATGTAAGATATCCATTGCACAGCTAAACCAAAGGAACTATCTTCCAACGTCTAAAGTTGCAAGGAAGTCCAGAAGGGTCACACTACCAGCCAAATttgagaaggaaaaggcACCATATTTTACTAAGTTTCATGTAGGTACTTCGTTGGAAGAGAAGGATCATAAATTGATAAGTTCTCTTTGTCaaatatcttcaaatttacaTGATTTTAAGACGGAATACGACATGGATGAACAAGACGAATTGTATCTAAATTTTCTTAATTCAGAATACTGCCGTGATCAGATGCATCATCACGAATTTGAAATAGTTATGAGCGTTTTGGAAACTGAATGGCatcatttggaaaaacaaATTCCGCCGAGGTCAATAAGTTCCAATGTCTCGGAAGCAGATCATCAATCGCATACCGCTAAGGTCCATTTTGAACTTTATGGATCCGATGATGGTACTGGGACCTCTTTGGATCAAAGATGTGCTGTTTGTGGTGATGCTGATAGCGATAGTTCCAACGTAATTGTCTTCTGTGACGGTTGTGATGTCGCCGTACATCAAGAATGCTATGGTGTGGTTTTTATTCCCGAGGGCCAATGGTTATGTCGTCGATGCTTGGTATCGAAGAATCGTAAAGTAAATTGTCTTTTCTGCCCCAGCCATACTGGTGCATTTAAGCAGTCAGATACGGGTTCGTGGTCCCATGTTGTGTGTGGACTTTGGATTCCTGAATTATTCTTCGCTAACATACACTACATGGAACCCATTGAAGGTATTAATCATATAAATAAATCAAGGTGGAAACTCGTGTGTTACATATGCAAGCAGAAAATGGGAGCATGCATACAATGCACTCAAAGAAATTGCTTTAGTGCCTTTCACGTAACATGCGCTAAAAGAGCTGGTCTCTATATGGATTTTGGTGGGTCTTCCATCGCTGAAATTGCCACAAATCAATTTTATCCTCCACACATGTTACGATCTTTCTGTGATAGACACTCACCACCAGGTTGGCCTGATTGTTCGGGTGGAATTTTCAAGACAAGAAGGTATTTCTCAGATACAAATGATGTCGAGATGCCCAATAAAATAACAGAGGCTACACCGCAAAATCCTATCAATGCTACTACTAAGAACAAATGGAAGACTAACCGGGGTACCCCAATTGCTCCCAATATCTTTGCAGAGAAGGTAAAACAGATTTTaacttttttccaaatcccAGGTTCTGCGCAAGCCGCTTATCACATATGCAAGTACTGGTCaatgaaaagagaattaaAAAGGGGAGCTCCACTCGTGCGTAGGTTTGATCCAAGCTCTTATAACATGCTAGATGTAGAACAACTGAAAGAAAGAATCCAAGTAACGGATATATTATTGGAGGATTTGTCAAAACTCCAAAATTTATGCAACTTGGTGAAAAGACGTACAGTGActtacaacaacaaacgTGTTGCTGAACGGAGCATCCGCAATAAAATTGAGCACACTGAAGGTTATATGATTCAGTCCATAATATTAGACAAATTTGTGAATTCAGATCATTTCAAAGCATTACAAAGGGCCATatctaatgaagaaacACTTTCTGATCTTCTAcaattcaaagattatAAATGTAAAAACCTGGACACTTTAATGAAGGACCtctatcaatttttggattcatTAGAAAATTGTTCTAAATCAACAAGAGCTCTTTCTACTAATTTAAGGAAAGCTCGGGATTACTTGGACAATTTGATTAAGCACTACAAAGAGTTCGATGTCAACGAATTGTTACACCAAGACTTTTACATTAATGATAAGGATGTTGtaaaatccaaagaaagaaattggaaggCAACTTATTATCAAGAACTGGAGGATATTAGTGATGTTGAAGAACTTTCTGAAGACTGTAAAAGAactcttgaaattgaatttttggacaaataa
- the SFT2 gene encoding Sft2p (highly similar to uniprot|P38166 Saccharomyces cerevisiae YBL102W), which yields MDSSNQLNSFRNSFQRWNENRSQNSQGFNESAKTLFSSWADSFNNTAQDVYARLPMTRQDMEQDQEPSWFSLSRTERLLLFISFILGAAACFTICVFLFPVLAVKPRKFGLLWSMGSLLFVLAFGVLMGPVAYLKHLSSKERLPFTIFFFGSCILTIYFAAISRSTLLTLPCAILELIAVVYYAVSYFPFGAAGIRMMSYAGLNTARGALQI from the coding sequence ATGGATTCATCTAATCAATTAAATTCCTTCCGTAATTCATTTCAGAGATGGAATGAAAACAGGTCTCAAAACTCTCAAGGCTTCAATGAGTCAGCGAAGACATTGTTCTCATCATGGGCAGATTCCTTCAACAACACGGCACAGGATGTCTATGCCAGGTTACCCATGACAAGACAGGATATGGAACAAGATCAGGAACCTTCGTGGTTTTCGTTATCAAGAACTGAGCGCTTATTGCTTTTCATAAGTTTTATATTGGGTGCAGCAGCCTGTTTTACCATTTGTGTGTTTTTATTCCCTGTATTAGCCGTTAAGCCAAGGAAATTTGGTCTCTTGTGGTCAATGGGATCACTGTTATTTGTACTTGCCTTTGGTGTTTTAATGGGTCCGGTTGCATATTTAAAGCATTTAAGTTCGAAGGAAAGGCTACCATTCactatttttttctttggttcttgCATTTTAACGATTTATTTTGCTGCAATTTCAAGAAGTACATTGTTAACTCTACCCTGTGCGATTTTAGAGTTGATTGCAGTGGTTTACTATGCCGTTTCTTACTTTCCTTTCGGAGCTGCGGGTATTAGGATGATGAGTTATGCTGGTCTCAATACCGCCAGGGGAGCATTACAAATATAG